In the genome of Campylobacter concisus, one region contains:
- a CDS encoding phosphate ABC transporter substrate-binding protein produces the protein MKKSLMLAASMLLLSLNFASGADEKTQVSFSGSSTLAPVIAKISTDFIEKYETWDKVDSALPNKNITIFVSAGGSGAGVKAVLDHVADFGMLARDIKDSEKAKIKDMKAYTLGIDALCVAVNPENEVIKLKGGNLSKDEIVKIFSGEYKKWSDLDKSLPNDEIVVVTRDLGGGAHEVFQKKIMKDVKVSKNVIQSPSMGALVSKIIENKNAIGYASFGITNQNKGKLIPLNVDGVEPTVKNIVDGKYYISRPLIIVKSGDLSKSEQIFVDVLNSAEGQRTIEKMGFIPVK, from the coding sequence ATGAAAAAATCACTTATGTTGGCTGCTTCTATGCTGCTTTTATCTCTAAATTTCGCTTCTGGCGCGGATGAGAAAACGCAAGTTAGCTTTAGTGGCTCATCTACTCTGGCCCCAGTCATCGCTAAAATTTCAACCGACTTTATCGAAAAATACGAAACTTGGGACAAAGTAGATAGTGCTTTGCCAAACAAAAATATAACCATTTTCGTCTCAGCTGGTGGCTCTGGCGCTGGCGTGAAAGCCGTGCTTGATCATGTCGCTGACTTTGGCATGCTAGCTCGCGATATAAAAGATAGCGAAAAAGCAAAGATAAAGGATATGAAAGCCTATACACTTGGCATAGACGCACTTTGCGTAGCTGTAAACCCAGAAAATGAGGTGATAAAGCTAAAGGGCGGAAATTTGAGTAAAGATGAGATCGTCAAAATTTTCTCAGGCGAGTACAAAAAGTGGAGCGATCTTGACAAATCCCTACCAAATGACGAAATAGTCGTAGTTACAAGAGATCTTGGCGGTGGTGCTCACGAGGTATTTCAAAAAAAGATCATGAAAGATGTCAAAGTTAGCAAAAACGTCATCCAGTCACCATCAATGGGCGCGCTTGTCTCAAAAATAATCGAAAATAAAAACGCTATTGGCTACGCTTCTTTTGGTATCACAAATCAAAACAAAGGCAAGCTAATACCACTAAACGTTGATGGCGTCGAGCCAACTGTTAAAAATATAGTTGATGGCAAATACTACATCTCTCGCCCACTCATCATCGTAAAAAGTGGCGATCTAAGCAAGAGCGAGCAAATTTTTGTTGACGTACTAAATTCAGCTGAAGGTCAAAGGACTATCGAAAAAATGGGATTTATACCAGTAAAATAG
- the pstC gene encoding phosphate ABC transporter permease subunit PstC, whose product MTGQIFKGAIYFFTLLSAMLLLLLVGFLLLNSTSFFAKVSLFDFLLNGDWDVSTEPFSFGLFNILVANFAVAFLACIFSFFISLGVTIFICFFASAWLKHVLDWMIRILAGIPSIIYGFFALYTVVKILESGLKMSAGESVLAASLILSVMILPFFTSHLLQSVGLLKQNFKTNSDALGVSTGYFIRKIIFRKSIKASISGFILAFSRAAGETMAVMMVIGNTPLFPHLLSKAQTIPSLIALEMGMSEAGSLHYHALIASGFVLLAFIFMLNIFIFKFEKNNECF is encoded by the coding sequence ATGACAGGGCAAATTTTTAAAGGCGCGATATATTTTTTCACACTTTTATCCGCCATGCTTTTGCTTTTACTCGTGGGATTTTTACTGCTAAATTCCACGAGTTTCTTTGCAAAAGTAAGCCTTTTTGACTTCTTACTAAATGGCGACTGGGACGTTAGCACAGAGCCTTTTAGCTTTGGACTATTTAATATCCTAGTCGCAAATTTTGCAGTTGCGTTTTTAGCTTGCATATTTTCATTTTTTATCTCGCTTGGCGTTACTATATTTATATGCTTTTTTGCGAGCGCCTGGCTTAAACACGTGCTAGACTGGATGATACGGATACTAGCTGGCATACCCTCTATCATATATGGATTTTTTGCGCTTTACACAGTTGTAAAAATTTTAGAGTCAGGGCTAAAAATGTCCGCTGGCGAGTCAGTCTTAGCAGCTAGTCTAATCCTTAGCGTCATGATACTGCCCTTTTTTACCTCGCACTTGCTCCAAAGTGTGGGTCTGCTAAAGCAAAATTTCAAAACAAACTCAGACGCGCTTGGCGTAAGCACTGGATATTTTATAAGAAAAATAATTTTTAGGAAATCTATAAAAGCTAGCATTTCAGGCTTTATACTAGCATTTTCAAGAGCAGCTGGCGAGACGATGGCTGTGATGATGGTCATAGGCAACACCCCGCTTTTTCCGCACCTGCTCTCAAAAGCTCAGACCATACCATCTCTAATAGCCCTTGAAATGGGTATGAGTGAAGCTGGCAGTCTGCACTATCACGCTCTTATTGCAAGCGGATTTGTCCTGCTTGCTTTTATATTTATGCTAAATATTTTTATCTTTAAATTTGAGAAAAACAATGAATGCTTTTAA
- a CDS encoding PstA family ABC transporter permease yields the protein MNAFKDFIVKFYAYLCVFIVVAVIFWIFYFIFANGISQINLDFLTKNPQGLNLGESGGIRDAIIGSFLLMILSMIFSALLGVSCAIYRQIYCTYSTIKLGLKFIIQTMASIPSILLGMFVYGLFIVSLDIPKSLLTASITLALMVFPFVEVSVEKVISQIDEKMLRDSFALGVDKNFMARKLVLPTIRKNIISILILAGSYAIGATAPLLLTGVVFMAKVEGLLSPVMALPFHLHMLLSQSVATQNAYATALVLIFILIILHLLSAVVLFDIGEKIARYFKHKRS from the coding sequence ATGAATGCTTTTAAAGATTTTATAGTCAAATTTTACGCCTATCTTTGCGTATTTATAGTGGTTGCGGTGATATTTTGGATATTTTATTTCATCTTTGCAAATGGCATCTCTCAGATAAATTTAGACTTTCTAACTAAAAATCCGCAAGGTTTAAATTTAGGTGAGAGTGGTGGCATAAGAGACGCTATCATAGGCTCATTTTTGCTGATGATACTATCTATGATATTTTCTGCGCTCCTTGGCGTTAGCTGCGCCATTTATAGGCAAATTTACTGCACTTATAGCACGATCAAGCTCGGACTTAAATTTATCATCCAAACGATGGCTTCTATTCCTTCTATTTTGCTTGGGATGTTTGTTTATGGGCTTTTTATCGTTAGTCTTGATATCCCTAAAAGCCTGCTAACAGCTAGCATTACGCTTGCTTTGATGGTCTTTCCGTTTGTTGAAGTAAGCGTTGAAAAGGTGATCTCTCAGATAGATGAAAAGATGTTAAGAGATAGCTTTGCGCTTGGTGTTGATAAAAATTTCATGGCTAGAAAGCTTGTTTTGCCAACTATTAGAAAAAATATCATATCTATCTTGATACTTGCTGGCAGCTACGCCATAGGGGCAACTGCGCCACTACTTTTAACAGGAGTCGTCTTCATGGCAAAAGTAGAGGGGCTACTCTCGCCAGTCATGGCACTGCCTTTTCATCTGCACATGCTCCTAAGCCAGTCAGTCGCAACGCAAAATGCCTATGCCACGGCGCTTGTGCTCATTTTTATATTGATCATTTTGCACCTGCTTTCAGCCGTAGTTTTATTTGATATAGGAGAGAAAATTGCCAGATATTTTAAACATAAAAGATCTTAG
- a CDS encoding phosphate ABC transporter ATP-binding protein — MPDILNIKDLSIFYQDNEILKDLNLSVAKNEIICLMGSSGCGKSTFLSALNGFLEQKGGRYSGEILFKGENIKNKGKIWLRRKLAILFQDATLFPFNVERNLTYAMEFYEGSIKDKQKRVEELLKSVNLLGEINDLDMPANKLSGGQKQRLCIARMLTTKPEVLMLDEPCSSLDMKNVLIIEELLKSLSQRYTIIITTHNEEQAKRLGGRIVRIVDKKFAF, encoded by the coding sequence TTGCCAGATATTTTAAACATAAAAGATCTTAGTATCTTTTACCAAGACAATGAAATTTTAAAAGATCTAAATTTAAGCGTCGCTAAAAACGAGATCATCTGCTTAATGGGCAGCTCAGGATGTGGTAAATCGACATTTCTATCAGCGCTAAATGGCTTTTTGGAGCAAAAGGGCGGTAGATATAGCGGAGAGATCCTATTTAAAGGCGAAAATATCAAAAATAAGGGCAAAATTTGGCTCAGACGAAAGCTAGCCATACTCTTTCAAGACGCCACGCTCTTTCCTTTTAACGTTGAGAGAAATTTGACCTATGCGATGGAATTTTATGAAGGTAGCATAAAAGATAAGCAAAAAAGAGTAGAGGAGCTATTAAAAAGCGTAAATTTACTGGGCGAAATAAACGACCTAGATATGCCAGCTAACAAGCTCTCTGGCGGTCAAAAGCAAAGACTTTGCATCGCAAGGATGCTAACTACAAAACCTGAAGTGCTCATGCTTGACGAGCCTTGCTCATCGCTTGATATGAAAAATGTCTTGATCATAGAGGAGCTTTTAAAAAGCTTGTCGCAAAGATACACCATCATCATCACCACGCACAACGAAGAGCAGGCAAAAAGGCTTGGCGGCAGGATAGTTCGCATAGTGGATAAGAAATTTGCATTTTAA
- a CDS encoding carbon-nitrogen hydrolase produces MKVALLQQEFKGTKEATIAKTLELIAEAKKGGADLVVCQELHQTQYFCQSEDTNFFDHANDWQEDVAFWGRVAKENGVVLVTSLFEKRADGLYHNTAFVFERDGSVAGKYRKMHIPDDPGFYEKFYFTPGDIGFEPVETSLGKLGVLVCWDQWYPEAARLMALKGAKILIYPTAIGWFEGDSEDEKSRQLEAWVAVQRGHSVANGLPVVAVNRVGFEKDDSGVMNGIKFWGNSFVFGPQGEQLFRANSTDELCKIVEIDMKRSEEVRRIWPFLRDRRIDAYANITKRFID; encoded by the coding sequence ATGAAAGTAGCACTACTTCAACAAGAATTTAAAGGGACAAAAGAGGCGACTATCGCAAAGACGCTTGAGCTAATAGCCGAGGCAAAAAAAGGCGGTGCCGACCTAGTCGTCTGCCAAGAGCTGCACCAGACGCAATACTTTTGCCAAAGCGAGGATACAAATTTCTTTGATCACGCAAACGACTGGCAAGAGGACGTCGCTTTTTGGGGCAGGGTGGCAAAAGAAAATGGTGTTGTTTTAGTCACTTCTCTTTTTGAAAAGAGGGCTGATGGACTTTATCACAACACCGCCTTTGTCTTCGAGCGTGACGGCAGTGTGGCTGGCAAATACCGAAAAATGCATATCCCTGATGATCCTGGATTTTACGAGAAATTTTACTTCACGCCTGGCGACATTGGCTTTGAGCCAGTTGAAACTAGCCTTGGCAAGCTTGGCGTTTTGGTGTGTTGGGATCAGTGGTACCCAGAGGCAGCAAGGCTGATGGCGCTAAAAGGGGCGAAAATTCTCATCTACCCAACGGCTATTGGCTGGTTTGAGGGCGATAGCGAGGATGAAAAGTCAAGACAGCTTGAAGCGTGGGTGGCAGTTCAAAGAGGTCACAGCGTGGCAAATGGCCTGCCAGTTGTTGCAGTAAATCGTGTGGGCTTTGAAAAAGATGATAGCGGCGTAATGAATGGGATAAAATTTTGGGGAAATAGCTTTGTTTTTGGGCCACAAGGCGAGCAGCTTTTCCGCGCAAATAGCACAGATGAGCTATGCAAGATCGTTGAAATAGACATGAAAAGAAGTGAAGAAGTGCGAAGAATTTGGCCATTTTTAAGAGACCGCAGGATAGATGCCTACGCAAATATCACAAAGAGGTTTATCGACTAA
- a CDS encoding agmatine deiminase family protein: MRAYAEWEEQELLFLSLPHSKSDWKPYLEEILAGYEELVAAVTPFEKVVLICPDEANFSRFKKFKNVEFVKLDTDDTWIRDYGMIDVCDGSGVKSYDFKFNAWGGKFKSSKDNAINLELAKIYKTKLEPVDMILEGGSIEFNGDGVLLTTSKCLLNENRNKALSKEQIDEKLKSLFGLKRIIWLENGFIKGDDTDSHIDTLARFITPDTIAYASCKDESDEHFDELKRMEDELKKTGFKLLALPLPKPKFYDGKRLGCTYANFIFINGALIVPTYNDENDEKVLNLLANVLPDRKIIGVNSLVFVRQNGSLHCSSQNRYKRS, from the coding sequence GTGAGAGCTTACGCAGAGTGGGAAGAGCAGGAGCTTTTGTTTTTATCACTGCCACATAGTAAGAGTGACTGGAAGCCTTATTTAGAGGAGATTTTGGCGGGTTATGAGGAGCTTGTGGCTGCTGTTACGCCCTTTGAAAAGGTAGTGCTCATCTGTCCTGATGAGGCAAATTTTTCTAGGTTTAAGAAATTTAAAAATGTTGAGTTTGTTAAGCTTGATACTGATGATACTTGGATCAGAGACTACGGTATGATCGACGTTTGCGATGGCTCTGGCGTAAAGAGCTACGACTTTAAATTTAACGCTTGGGGCGGTAAATTTAAGAGCTCAAAAGATAATGCAATAAATTTAGAGCTAGCTAAAATTTACAAAACCAAGCTTGAGCCAGTTGATATGATACTAGAGGGTGGCAGCATCGAGTTTAACGGCGATGGTGTGCTTTTAACCACCTCAAAATGCCTACTAAATGAAAATAGAAACAAGGCACTTAGCAAAGAGCAGATTGATGAGAAACTAAAGAGTTTGTTTGGCTTAAAGCGTATCATCTGGCTTGAAAATGGCTTTATAAAAGGCGATGACACAGATAGCCACATCGATACTTTAGCACGTTTCATCACACCTGATACTATCGCTTATGCGAGCTGCAAAGATGAGAGCGATGAGCACTTTGATGAGCTAAAAAGGATGGAAGATGAGCTTAAAAAGACAGGCTTTAAGCTGCTTGCTCTGCCGCTTCCTAAGCCTAAATTTTATGATGGTAAAAGGCTTGGCTGCACCTATGCAAACTTTATCTTTATAAATGGTGCGCTAATCGTGCCAACATATAACGACGAAAACGATGAAAAGGTGCTAAATTTACTTGCCAATGTACTGCCAGATAGAAAGATCATCGGTGTAAATTCGCTAGTTTTTGTCCGTCAAAATGGCTCGCTTCACTGCTCAAGCCAAAATAGATACAAAAGGTCTTAG
- a CDS encoding CBU_0592 family membrane protein, with protein MIDLFQIIGFLGMICIVMGYFLLQIGRLNSRDLAYQIINLAGAVLLIISLFVHFNLGSFLIEVFWIIITIYGIYKIYKERA; from the coding sequence TTGATCGATCTTTTTCAGATCATCGGCTTTTTAGGAATGATTTGTATCGTGATGGGCTACTTTTTACTTCAAATCGGCCGCCTAAATAGCCGCGATCTAGCCTATCAGATAATAAATTTAGCAGGTGCGGTGCTGCTTATCATCTCGCTTTTTGTGCACTTTAACCTCGGTTCATTTTTGATAGAGGTCTTTTGGATAATCATTACAATTTATGGAATTTATAAAATTTATAAGGAGAGAGCGTGA
- a CDS encoding amino acid ABC transporter permease produces the protein MDFEFIEKFYPLYVKAGVLTCEIAFLGIVFSILIGIFCMAVKFYKLKFLSKVIDCYIELSRNTPLLIQLFFLYYGLPKLGVSMSGFACAVAGLSFLGGSYMSESFRLGFEAVRRSQIEAGLSIALSKNQLLRYVILPQAFSVAVPSISANIIFLLKETSIVSIVALADLVYVAKDLIGLYYKTDEALFMLVISYLIIILPVSLALSYIEKRVRNARS, from the coding sequence ATGGATTTTGAGTTTATTGAGAAATTTTATCCGCTTTATGTTAAGGCCGGAGTGCTTACCTGTGAGATTGCCTTTTTAGGGATCGTTTTTTCTATTTTGATCGGTATTTTTTGTATGGCCGTGAAATTTTACAAGCTAAAATTTCTATCAAAAGTAATTGACTGTTACATCGAGCTCTCAAGAAATACGCCACTTCTTATACAGCTTTTCTTTTTATATTATGGCTTGCCAAAGCTTGGAGTGTCAATGAGCGGCTTTGCCTGTGCGGTCGCTGGTCTTAGCTTTCTTGGTGGTAGCTATATGAGCGAGAGCTTTAGGCTTGGCTTTGAGGCGGTGAGAAGGTCACAGATAGAAGCGGGACTAAGCATCGCACTTAGCAAAAATCAGCTCTTAAGATATGTTATCTTGCCTCAAGCATTTAGTGTAGCGGTGCCAAGCATTAGTGCAAATATTATCTTTTTACTAAAAGAGACAAGCATCGTTAGCATCGTAGCACTTGCCGATCTAGTCTATGTCGCAAAGGATCTCATTGGGCTTTATTACAAAACAGACGAAGCGCTTTTTATGCTAGTAATTAGCTATCTCATCATCATCTTGCCAGTTTCGCTGGCGCTTAGCTATATCGAAAAAAGGGTGAGAAATGCAAGGAGTTAG
- a CDS encoding amino acid ABC transporter permease, whose protein sequence is MQGVSILFDTQNLLRLFEGLVISTEISFISIFISIIGGLVLGVLMSMKNKFIYFILKICLEIVRIMPQIVWLFLFYFGVSKAFDIHISAFTASLIVFSLWGIFEMMDIVRGAITSIPKHQFESAASLGLSKFQIYSHVIIPLATRRLVPGAVNLLSRMIKTTSIVVLIGVVEVVKVGQQIIERNVFTNPMAPFWIYTLIFFLYFVICYPVSKLSKKLEEKWS, encoded by the coding sequence ATGCAAGGAGTTAGTATATTATTTGATACACAAAATTTACTAAGGCTCTTTGAAGGTCTAGTCATTAGCACAGAAATTTCATTTATCTCTATTTTTATCTCTATAATCGGCGGCTTAGTGCTTGGCGTACTTATGAGCATGAAAAATAAATTTATCTATTTTATTTTAAAAATTTGCCTAGAAATCGTTCGTATAATGCCTCAGATCGTTTGGCTATTTTTATTTTATTTTGGTGTCAGCAAGGCGTTTGATATCCACATTTCAGCATTTACAGCCTCACTCATCGTCTTTAGCTTGTGGGGAATTTTTGAAATGATGGACATCGTGCGTGGAGCGATAACATCAATACCAAAACATCAATTTGAATCAGCTGCCTCACTTGGGCTTAGTAAATTTCAAATTTACTCTCACGTCATCATCCCACTAGCCACGAGAAGGCTAGTGCCTGGGGCTGTAAATTTACTAAGTCGTATGATAAAAACGACCTCTATCGTCGTGCTAATCGGCGTTGTGGAGGTAGTCAAAGTCGGTCAGCAGATCATCGAGCGAAATGTATTTACAAATCCTATGGCGCCATTTTGGATATACACGCTCATATTCTTTTTATATTTTGTGATCTGCTATCCAGTCTCAAAACTATCAAAAAAACTAGAAGAAAAATGGAGTTAA
- a CDS encoding amino acid ABC transporter ATP-binding protein yields the protein MSENILELKKINKFYGELHALKDINLEVKSGEVVVLLGPSGCGKSTTLRCINGLESIASGEIIIDGEAIDANFNDWQRIRQKVGMVFQSYELFDHMNVIDNVLLGPLKVQKRDRAEAEKTADMWLSKVGLLDKKFAYPKELSGGQKQRIAIVRSLCLNPEIMLFDEVTAALDPEIVREVLDVILNLAKDGMTMLIVTHEMSFARAVANKIVFMDAGAIVEISEPEEFFTNPKSDRAKKFLNLFSF from the coding sequence ATGAGCGAAAACATATTAGAACTTAAAAAAATAAATAAATTTTATGGAGAGCTTCACGCCTTAAAGGATATAAATTTAGAGGTAAAAAGTGGCGAGGTGGTCGTGCTTCTTGGACCATCGGGCTGTGGCAAAAGCACAACTCTTAGATGTATAAACGGCCTTGAGAGTATCGCAAGTGGCGAGATAATAATCGATGGTGAAGCAATTGATGCTAATTTTAATGATTGGCAAAGGATCCGCCAAAAAGTCGGCATGGTCTTTCAAAGCTATGAGCTCTTTGATCACATGAACGTCATAGACAACGTCCTTCTTGGGCCTTTAAAGGTGCAAAAAAGAGATAGGGCCGAGGCTGAAAAAACCGCTGATATGTGGTTAAGCAAGGTTGGGCTACTTGATAAGAAATTTGCCTATCCAAAAGAGCTAAGCGGCGGCCAAAAGCAACGCATAGCTATAGTAAGAAGCCTTTGTTTAAACCCTGAAATTATGCTATTTGACGAGGTTACGGCTGCGCTTGATCCAGAGATCGTTAGAGAAGTGCTTGATGTTATACTAAATTTAGCCAAAGATGGAATGACGATGCTAATAGTCACCCACGAGATGAGCTTTGCAAGGGCGGTTGCAAACAAGATCGTATTTATGGACGCTGGGGCGATCGTGGAGATCAGCGAGCCAGAGGAATTTTTTACCAACCCAAAGAGCGACCGTGCGAAGAAATTTCTAAATTTATTCTCGTTTTAG
- a CDS encoding cysteine ABC transporter substrate-binding protein, with protein MRKFKFFLLALIATVFLTGCGNDKGADTAKAASNEADAIAKIKERGFVRIGVFSDKPPFGYVDKDGKNQGYDIYFAKRIAKDLLGDESKVKFELVEAAGRVEVLVADKVDITLANFTKTPERAQVVDFALPYMKVSLGIVSPEGAVIKSIDELKDKTLIVNKGTTADAFFTKNYPDIKLAKYDQNTETFAALVDKRGAALAHDNALLFAWAKETPGFVVGVEALGDVDVIAPAVKKGNKVLLDWLNNEIIELGKENFFHKDYDATLKPIYGDSVNPESLVVEGGKL; from the coding sequence GTGAGAAAATTTAAATTTTTCTTATTAGCATTAATCGCTACCGTCTTTCTAACGGGTTGTGGTAATGACAAAGGTGCCGATACGGCAAAAGCTGCTTCAAACGAAGCTGATGCGATCGCAAAGATCAAAGAGCGTGGATTTGTAAGAATTGGCGTTTTCAGCGACAAACCACCATTTGGCTATGTCGATAAAGACGGCAAAAACCAAGGCTATGATATTTACTTTGCAAAACGTATCGCAAAAGACCTACTAGGCGATGAGAGCAAGGTAAAATTTGAGCTAGTCGAGGCTGCTGGTAGAGTTGAAGTTTTAGTAGCTGATAAAGTAGATATCACGCTTGCAAATTTTACAAAAACACCTGAGCGTGCACAAGTTGTTGATTTTGCACTTCCATACATGAAGGTTTCACTTGGCATCGTAAGCCCTGAAGGTGCAGTGATAAAAAGCATCGATGAGCTAAAAGACAAAACCCTAATCGTAAATAAGGGCACAACCGCAGACGCGTTTTTTACAAAAAATTATCCTGACATTAAGCTTGCAAAATACGACCAAAATACTGAAACATTCGCAGCTTTGGTTGATAAAAGAGGTGCCGCACTAGCACATGATAACGCCCTACTTTTTGCCTGGGCAAAAGAGACCCCTGGCTTTGTTGTAGGCGTTGAAGCACTTGGTGATGTGGATGTGATAGCACCAGCTGTTAAAAAAGGTAACAAAGTTTTACTTGACTGGCTAAACAATGAGATCATTGAGCTTGGAAAAGAAAATTTCTTCCACAAAGACTATGATGCTACGCTAAAACCGATCTACGGCGACAGCGTCAATCCAGAATCACTTGTCGTTGAAGGCGGCAAACTCTAA
- a CDS encoding phosphomannomutase/phosphoglucomutase, with protein sequence MKYDEIFREYDIRGIFEKDLTEDSVKAIGLALGKKFNEFGVKTLSVGFDARLSASTLFRYLLSGLNKAGGFKIYNIGLLPTPVGYFSVYADYFDANIMITGSHNPKDYNGFKITIKKDSFFGKDLQILKDKVNEIIASGEQIADNESCEKFNILEKYVEFFVKEFSELKNFKKPFVIDCANGAVGVSLVPIVKALGLNAKILYEDPDGNFPNHHPDPSEKENLKELFSLIEKKEFDLGFGFDGDGDRIAVITPKRDIKGDELAYLYALNMDHPKVLGEVKCSQNMYDEIAKIGEVFMGKTGHSNIKKMMKELNVDLAAEVSGHIFFKERYFGFDDALYAMMRVLELVHKGFDLDGELDKMPLVFSTDEIKVKTTDEAKFKIVAKLKEYVKNESCDLPKIKNIIDIDGIRIQFENGWALVRASNTTPVIVTRFEAKSKEFLEEIEQKVTNLLKSLM encoded by the coding sequence ATGAAATATGATGAAATTTTTAGAGAATACGATATCCGCGGTATTTTTGAAAAAGACTTGACAGAGGACAGCGTCAAGGCTATAGGGCTTGCTTTGGGTAAGAAATTTAATGAATTTGGCGTAAAAACTTTAAGCGTTGGTTTTGACGCAAGACTAAGCGCTAGTACGCTTTTTAGGTATCTGCTAAGCGGCCTAAATAAGGCTGGTGGCTTTAAAATTTACAACATCGGCTTGCTTCCAACTCCTGTTGGCTACTTTAGCGTTTATGCTGATTATTTCGACGCAAACATTATGATCACGGGCTCTCACAACCCAAAAGATTATAACGGCTTTAAGATCACTATCAAAAAAGATAGTTTCTTTGGCAAAGATTTGCAAATTTTAAAAGATAAGGTGAACGAGATAATCGCCTCTGGTGAGCAAATAGCAGACAATGAGAGCTGTGAGAAATTTAATATCTTAGAAAAATACGTTGAGTTTTTTGTAAAAGAATTTAGTGAGCTTAAAAATTTCAAAAAGCCTTTTGTTATCGACTGCGCAAATGGCGCTGTTGGCGTGAGCTTGGTGCCGATCGTCAAAGCACTTGGGCTAAATGCAAAAATTTTATATGAAGACCCAGACGGAAATTTCCCAAATCACCACCCAGATCCAAGCGAAAAAGAGAATTTAAAAGAGCTATTTTCGCTCATCGAAAAGAAAGAATTTGACCTTGGGTTTGGCTTTGACGGAGATGGCGATAGGATCGCAGTTATAACGCCAAAAAGAGATATAAAAGGCGATGAGCTAGCCTATCTTTATGCGCTAAATATGGATCATCCAAAGGTGCTTGGTGAGGTTAAATGCTCACAAAATATGTACGATGAGATCGCAAAGATCGGCGAAGTATTTATGGGAAAAACAGGACACAGCAATATAAAAAAGATGATGAAAGAGCTAAATGTCGATCTTGCGGCTGAAGTTAGTGGTCATATCTTCTTTAAAGAGCGCTATTTTGGCTTTGATGACGCACTTTATGCGATGATGAGGGTACTTGAACTAGTACATAAAGGCTTTGACCTTGACGGCGAGCTTGATAAGATGCCACTTGTCTTTAGTACCGATGAGATCAAGGTAAAAACGACTGATGAGGCTAAATTTAAGATAGTTGCCAAGTTAAAAGAGTATGTGAAAAACGAGAGTTGCGATCTACCAAAGATAAAAAATATCATTGATATTGATGGTATAAGAATTCAGTTTGAAAATGGTTGGGCGCTGGTACGCGCGTCAAATACAACGCCAGTTATTGTTACTAGATTTGAGGCAAAGAGCAAGGAATTTTTAGAAGAGATCGAGCAAAAAGTAACAAATCTACTAAAGAGCTTAATGTAG